The nucleotide sequence CGGCTCGCATAGGAATCCAAAGACAAGCAAGGCCCTTAAGAAGCATTCTTAAGGGCCTTGCTTGTCTATAAACATTTTTACCAGGGAGACGGTTTGTAATCCTTGAGGAAGACGCCGTACTGGTCCTCTCCCTTTTCACCCATGACGATAGGGTCATACACGCGGGCCGCACCGTCCACCAGGTCCAAGGGAGCGTGGAACCCCTCTTCCATGAGCCGAACCTTGGTGTAGTGGGGACGCTCGTCAGTGATCCATCCGGTGTCCACAGCCGTCATCAGGATGCCGTCAGTGTCCAGCATTTCCTGGGCACTGGTGCGGGTCATCATGTTCAGGGCAGCCTTGGCCATGTTGGTGTGGGGGTGCCCCGGTCCCTTGTAGGCCCGGGAGAACTGGCCTTCCATGGCCGATACGTTCACGATGTATTTCCTGTGGGCCGTGGAGCGCTTCATCGCGTCCCGCAACCGGCTGACCAGCAGGAAGGGCGCCGTGACATTGCAGAGCTGGACTTCCAGCATCTCCAAAGGATCCACTTCATCGACAACCTGGGTCCAGCTGTTGATGGAGGCGAGGTCGGGGACCAGGCCGCCGGCGTCGATCGCCGTCCCTGATTCAATCCGTTCCAGAGACGCCGAACCAGTGGAAAGCGCCAGCGAGGTAATGGCGTCGCCTGCCAGGACCGGGTGCTCGGTGACGCTGCTGGCCAGCGCCAATGGATGCTTGTCGTGGGCATGTCCGAACGTCACCAGCTCAGGGCCACCATTGGCAGCGTCAAGCTCGGCAGGCAGCGGCTCATCTTCGGCGTCGACCAGGGGCTTGTAGGCATTTCCTGACCGCCGCACGGTCTGGGCCGCGTTATTGATGATGATGTCCAAGGGACCGGCTTCGTTGAGGGAGTCCGTCAACGCCATGACCTGTGCCGGATCGCGGAGGTCGATGCCAACAATCCTGAGACGGTGCAGCCACTCGCCACTATCCTCCATCGCTGCGAACCGGCGCGCTGCGTCCTTCGGGAAGCGGGTGGTGATGGTGGTGTGCGCGCCATCCCGGAGAAGGCGCAGGGCAATGTACATGCCGATTTTCGCGCGGCCGCCTGTTAGCAAGGCCCGGCGACCCGTGAGGTCCGTGCGGGCGTCCCGCTTGCTGTGGCTGAATGCTGCACATTCAGGGCACAGCTGGTGGTAGAAGGCATCCACCTGGGTGTAGTGCTTCTTGCAGATGTAACAGGGCCGTGAGCGGATCAAGTGTCCGGCAATCTCACCGGTTGCGGACGGGGCCAGCTTGTTGCCCCGGGTCTCGTCGTCGATCCGGTCCGGGGCGGCTGTTGCCGTCAAAGCGATGACTGCCCGGTCGGCCTCGGCAATGGAATCGCGTTTGGTGACGCGGCGATGGCGCTTGACGGCTTTGAACATCTTGCCGGTGGCACGCCGGACAGCAACGTAGTCCGGGTGCTCCTCGTCGTAGACGTGGATCGTGGTCAGAACCTTGAGGCAGGCCTGGATCTCTTCAGGCGTCAGATCGGTGGAGCTCATTGACCTGATTTTACAGCCTTGGGAGTGTCCGGCCTGCCTCGGGTTCTGTCCGGGTCAGCGCGATGGGCGCAGCCTAGTTCGCGGCACCCTGCGATGCCGGCCCGGCCACGCGGGACTGGATCCCTGCGGCCACCTTTTCTGCGGAGTCGCGAATGTCGGGGTCGTGGTGAGTGGCTGCCTTGACGGCCTCAGGCAGCCCGCGGCGGTACTGGGCAGACAACGCGAGCTCCGCCTCACCGGGTTCCGGAACCAGCTGTCCCTTGGCGAGGACGGTGATGCCCGACTCCGTCACCTTGTACCCGCGGGCTTTATCCAAGGCGGGGTCAAGCCCGATTGCCGCACCCGCGGGCACCTTGACGTTCTTGTCCAGGATGGCCCGCTTGATCACAGCCCCTTCACC is from Paenarthrobacter nicotinovorans and encodes:
- a CDS encoding SDR family NAD(P)-dependent oxidoreductase, translated to MSSTDLTPEEIQACLKVLTTIHVYDEEHPDYVAVRRATGKMFKAVKRHRRVTKRDSIAEADRAVIALTATAAPDRIDDETRGNKLAPSATGEIAGHLIRSRPCYICKKHYTQVDAFYHQLCPECAAFSHSKRDARTDLTGRRALLTGGRAKIGMYIALRLLRDGAHTTITTRFPKDAARRFAAMEDSGEWLHRLRIVGIDLRDPAQVMALTDSLNEAGPLDIIINNAAQTVRRSGNAYKPLVDAEDEPLPAELDAANGGPELVTFGHAHDKHPLALASSVTEHPVLAGDAITSLALSTGSASLERIESGTAIDAGGLVPDLASINSWTQVVDEVDPLEMLEVQLCNVTAPFLLVSRLRDAMKRSTAHRKYIVNVSAMEGQFSRAYKGPGHPHTNMAKAALNMMTRTSAQEMLDTDGILMTAVDTGWITDERPHYTKVRLMEEGFHAPLDLVDGAARVYDPIVMGEKGEDQYGVFLKDYKPSPW